Proteins encoded in a region of the Sugiyamaella lignohabitans strain CBS 10342 chromosome B, complete sequence genome:
- the NSG2 gene encoding Nsg2p (Protein involved in regulation of sterol biosynthesis; specifically stabilizes Hmg2p, one of two HMG-CoA isoenzymes that catalyze the rate-limiting step in sterol biosynthesis; homolog of mammalian INSIG proteins; NSG2 has a paralog, NSG1, that arose from the whole genome duplication; GO_component: GO:0005783 - endoplasmic reticulum [Evidence IEA]; GO_component: GO:0005783 - endoplasmic reticulum [Evidence IDA] [PMID 14562095]; GO_component: GO:0005789 - endoplasmic reticulum membrane [Evidence IEA]; GO_component: GO:0016021 - integral component of membrane [Evidence IEA]; GO_component: GO:0016020 - membrane [Evidence IEA]; GO_function: GO:0051082 - unfolded protein binding [Evidence IMP] [PMID 16270032]; GO_process: GO:0016126 - sterol biosynthetic process [Evidence IGI] [PMID 16270032]), protein MATPPRDTRRVNGSSSNSGHNGSLNGQINGSVNGSVNGTINGSVNVNGTSNSSSPAAASPYSNGLSSNKSFLNLTTSALAGVFGSQVSLAELNGDVSNAPSRVQTPVGRDRATRGIDEFSDKTAFYNGINGRVNGRDKLQSGINKLNRRKGNSPGGRVSPSIPSLSAADDEDETDEDVSGSSRGNSSSVTYSLPGVPLSAPTLAVRLALLFGFGVAYGQLSKQLHDNHFVTEHTLDIDHTGFFSLIWGFQGILLGFLLPLFDWLFPEQRKRLHGKGGADWSSIVRAVAAFMGVAYGIRKIAWTSTMQAAFYWGMVNPCLWFILDATRNGFILSTLVATVGTFVFALIFPDHLPERYTLAGSVSENYLSVVALVASVFFCCSICFGNLGRRLLSVETSRARR, encoded by the coding sequence ATGGCTACTCCTCCTAGAGATACTAGACGGGTTAATGGATCCAGTTCCAACAGCGGACATAACGGGTCGTTGAATGGACAAATCAATGGGTCAGTTAATGGATCAGTTAATGGAACTATTAACGGATCTGTCAATGTGAAtggcaccagcaatagctcgagcccagccgccgcTTCTCCCTACAGTAATGGACTTTCCAGTAACAAATCGTTTCTCAATTTAACCACATCAGCTTTAGCCGGAGTATTCGGGTCACAAGTCTCGTTAGCAGAGTTGAATGGAGATGTGTCCAACGCGCCATCTCGTGTTCAGACACCTGTTGGACGAGACCGTGCCACCAGGGGTATTGACGAGTTCTCCGACAAAACCGCTTTTTACAACGGAATCAACGGTCGCGTCAATGGCCGTGATAAACTTCAAAGTGGAATTAACAAATTAAATAGACGCAAGGGCAATTCTCCTGGCGGCAGAGTCTCACCATCCATCCCgtcattatcagcagcagacgacgaGGACGAGACGGATGAAGATGTATCGGGATCTTCAAGAGGCAATTCCTCTTCTGTAACATACTCACTACCAGGAGTTCCATTATCAGCACCTACCCTGGCTGTCCGATTAGCTCTTTTATTCGGATTCGGCGTGGCCTATGGCCAATTGTCGAAACAATTACACGATAATCATTTTGTCACTGAACATACCCTTGACATTGACCACACGGGTTTCTTCTCGTTGATCTGGGGGTTCCAAGGTATTCTTCTTGGGTTTTTGTTACCACTTTTTGACTGGTTGTTCCCCGAACAACGCAAACGACTTCACGGAAAAGGCGGAGCCGACTGGTCGTCCATTGTACGAGCAGTTGCTGCGTTTATGGGCGTGGCTTATGGCATTCGTAAAATTGCCTGGACCTCAACAATGCAAGCAGCTTTCTACTGGGGAATGGTCAACCCGTGTCTGTGGTTCATTCTCGATGCCACCCGTAACGGGTTCATTCTGTCGACCCTCGTCGCCACGGTCGGCACCTTTGTCTTCGCACTCATCTTCCCTGACCACCTGCCCGAACGATACACACTCGCGGGATCGGTCTCTGAGAACTATTTATCGGTAGTAGCGCTCGTGGCGagcgtcttcttctgctgtagCATATGCTTCGGCAACCTGGGCCGCCGTCTTCTCTCCGTAGAAACCTCTCGCGCCAGACGATAG